DNA from Micromonospora nigra:
TTGCCGTACTGGCAGCACTTCACCCGGGGCATGGGGTTCCACGAGACCACGACCTACCTGCACGACAAGTCGATCGGCTCGCACGGCTGCGTGAACCTGCTGCGTGCCGACGCCGTCAGGTACTGGGAACTGGGCCGCAACGGCAGCCGCGTGGTGTTGGTCGGCAGCCGTTCCGGGTGACAATCTAGGAACGAACGCAGGCCGAACGGGGCGGGAGGGTGAATGACCGTCAACCAGGATGTGATCCCCGAGCGGGTGCGGAGCGCAACCGCCGAGCCCGTCTCCACCGCGACGGTCGTCGCGTACGCGGTCGCCGGGGTGCTGCTGTTCGGCTGGTTCCTGTTCGGCTGGCTGGTGCTCCAGCAGGGATTCGTCGCCTCGATCGGCGAGGCGGCCGGCACCGGGTTCGCGTTGATGCTGGTCGTCGCGATCGTCGGTACCGTGCGCCGCGAGCGTCGCTGAACCCGCCGACAGCCCCGGCCCGGCGGCCTCTCAGCTCTCCAGCACCGCCGCAGTGATCCGGTGCAGCGCGAAGGTGTGCAGCATCTCCGTGCGTTCGTCCTCCGCCCGTAGGTAGCCCGCCCCGATCGACACCGGCCGAACCAGCCGCGACGCGGTCGCCCCGTGCGCGTCGACGTAGCCCACCCAGACCAGCGCCTTGTCGCGTACCGCCTGCTGGAGCACCGCCAGGGCGTCGCTGTGGCTGTGCGCCGGGGCAAGCCCGGCAGACGGGTTGCCCCGGACCACCGCCGGTGCCCGCCGGGCGGCCCGGGCCGCCGCGTCGCCCCGGCGGATCTGCTCCACGACGCCCAGCAGCCGTGGCATGGGCAGCTTCGGCGTGGCCAGCGGGTCGACGGCCCGGGACGCCACCGACACGCGGGACGGGGCCCGGCGGACCTTCGGCCGGGTCAGCACCGCGGAGCCGCCGGCATCCTCGGGCACCGGCGCGTACCCGGCGTCGCGGAGCACGGTCAGCATCCGGCCCACCTGGTACGGGGTGACCAGCACCGTGGGTGCCAGCCGGCGCAGCGCCAACGCCTCCAGCCGCCGGTCCGCCAGCACCTCGGCCAGCAGCGCCTCGTCGTCGCTGCGCACGTACGCCCCGGCGGAGCCCAGCCGCAGCCCGCCGTGCTTGCGGGCCACATCGTCGACCAGGTACGTCAGCCCCTGCGGTACGGGCGTTCGGGAGCGCCGCCGGAACAGCGCGTGCAGGTCGTCGGCCGAGTAGCCGGCGTCGAGGGCGCGTCGCACGCTCGCCGGGGTGACCCGGTACACGCCGGCCCCGCCGGCCGACTCGTGTTCGGCCACCACCTCCAGTTCGGTGGCCAGTTCCGGATCGGGTGGCCCCGGCACCACCACCGTCAGGTCCGCCTGGACGAGCACATGGTCGACAGGGGCGGGCAGCAGGGCGTCCAGGGCCCGCACGGCGGTGGAGGCGCCCTCGCCGCCGGCGTCGACGTGCCGGCCCAGCGGGTCGCCCGCGCCCCGCTCGTCGGAGTCGGTGACCTCGGCCAGCAGCAGCCGCCCGTACGTGGTGAGCGCCCCCAGCCCGGTCACGCCCAGCGTGGCCGCCTCGGCGAGCACCTCCCGATGGGCGGCCTCCCGGCCCCGGCTGCGCCGGGGTGCCCGCCAGTCCAGCACGGACAGGACCTCGTCGACGGTCGGCGCGGTGCCGGGTGCCAGGTCGGCGAGAACCCCGAGGACGGCGCGTCGGGCGGCCGGCGCACCGGCTCGTTCCGCCTCGGCGGACAGCACCGTGATCGGCCGGTCCCGGTCGTCGCGCTGCCCCACCAACCCGACCTGCCGGGTCATCCCCAGCCACCCCCGGGCCAACTGCTCCCAGCGTTGCGCGAAGGAACCCGCGTGCCACACCTCGTACCCGCCGGTGGGCAGCACCTGCTGGTCGACGCCGTACCGGCTGCCGGCGCCCCCGGGCAGCTCCACCTCACCGGTCAGCCCGGCCGCGTACGCCACCTCCAGCAGCAGCGCCGCCGTCGACTCGTCAAGCCCGGTGGCGCGGGCGAGCCGACGCAGGTCCCGCACGCCCAGGCCACCGGAACGCAGCACGGGCGCCGGCTCGGCGGCGAGCTGTTCCAACAGGGCCTCGGTGTGGCGTACCGCCTCCATGGTCTGCCCGGCCCCGGCGGAGTCGGCGGCCTTCGGTTCACGGGACGCGGCGGCGACCGGTGGCGGACTGGTGCGCAGCGGGCCGAGCGGGCCGGAGTCGCGGCGCAGCAGCAGGCCGATCTCCCGGGGCAGCTCCACGGTGCCGGCGGTGCCGGCCTTGCCGCCGGAGGTCCGCACCAGCAGCCGGTGGTCGACCAGCCAGCGGACCGGTGAGCCGGTGGCGGCCCCGCCGTTGGTCTCGTCCGGGGGCAGCGGATCCTCGGCACCCACGGCGGGGGCCTGCAACGCGCCCGGGGGCACGGTGCCGACGGGTGGCCCGGCCGCGAGCCGGTCCAGCACCGCGCGGGCCGACGGCGGGGCGGAGAGCAGCGTCCGCCGCAGCTTCGCCGGGTCCGCGCAGAGGGCGGCGGTGCGCGGGTCCAGCTCCGTCGCCGGCCGGCCCAGCCCCGCCGGGTACGGGGAGATCTCGTCGACGCCGCCGATCAGGTGCAGGGCGGTGTCCGGGCCGTACAGCAGGAACAGGGCGCGTAGCCGGTCGACCGCGGCCCGGACGGCGGTGGGGGCGGGCGGGTTCGGGCCGGCGGTGGCCATGGCGAGGACCCCGTCGACCGTGGCGGTGCCGCCGGCCGGATCACGGGTGAGGCGTGCCGCGTCGAGAATCTGGAGGGTGAACTGGTCCAGCCCGTCCATCGCGCGGGCCACCGACACCCGGGACTGGGCCCGGATGGCGAGCGCCGAGACGTCGGCCGGCACGGGTACGACGAGGTCCGGCCGCAGCTGGAGCAGGGTTGCCAGCGACTCGTCGGGCAGCGAGCGCAGGTGGTCGGCGAGTGAGGTCGTCATCGTCGTTCCACGCTAGCCCGGTCCGGGGCCCTCCCGCTCCTCGGACGTCCGGCTCGCCCGTGTCGACCGGTAGGTTCAACGGGTGCTCCCACTGACGGTCGGCTTCGATCTCGACATGACCCTCGTCGACTCCCGTCCCGGCATCGCCGCCACGTACCGGGCGTTGACGGCCCTGACGGGAGTGCCGGTGGACGCCGACCTCGCCGTCTCGCGGCTCGGTCCGCCGTTGCGCACCGAGATCGCGTACTGGTTCCCGCCGGAGCAGGTCGAGGAGGCGGTCCGGCTCTACCGGGAGCTGTATCCGGCGTACGCGATCACCCCCACGGTGCCGTTGCCCGGTGCCCGGGAGGCGGTCGACGCCGTGCACGCTCTCGGGGGCCGGGTCCTGGTCGTGACGTCGAAGCTCGGCCGGCTTGCCAGGCTGCACCTCGACCACCTCGGGTTGGCCGTGGACGAGCTGGCCGGCGACCTGTTCGCCGAGGAGAAGGCGACAGCCTTGCGGGCACAGGACGCGACCCACTACGTCGGCGACCACGTGGCCGACATGGTGGCGGCGAGGGCTGCGGGGGTGCCGGGGATCGGAGTCGCGACGGGCCCGTGCGACACCGACGAGTTGCAGGCGGCCGGGGCGGATCTGGTGTTGGCCGACCTCACCGGATTCCCGGAAGCGCTGCGCAACATGATCCGGCTAGCCTTGAGGGAGTAGACGTCTCGAGCGAAGCAGGGGTTCTCAGGTGCCGACGGGTCGAGTGAAGTGGTATGACGCGGCCAAGGGATACGGGTTCGTCACCAGCGACGAGGGTGGCGACGTGTTCCTGCCGAAGGGCGCGCTGCCGGCGGGTGTCACCGACCTGAAGGGGGGCCAGCGGGTCGACTTCAGCGTGGTGGACAGCCGGCGCGGGGCCCAGGCGATGGGGGTCAAGCTGCTCGACGCTCCGCCGTCGGTGGCGGAGCTGCGCCGCCGGCCCGCCGAGGAACTGCACGGCCTCGTCGAAGACATGATCAAGGTGTTGGAGGCGAAGGTGCAGCCGGACCTGCGTCGGGGCCGCTTCCCGGACCGCCGTGCCGCGCAGAAGATCGCTCAGCTGGTCCACGCCGTGGCGCGCGAGCTGGAGGTCTGAGGCACCAGCCCGGCGTCGGCAGCCCGGCCCAGCAGCGCCGACACGGCGGCGAACCCCGACTCACCCAGGTCGGCGGTGAACTCGTTGACGTAGAGGCCGATGTGCCGGTCCACCACGTCGGGCTCCATCTCCTGGGCGTGTTCCAGGACGTAGCCCCGGCTGGCTGCCGGGTCCGCCCAGGCCCGGCGTACGGATTCCCGGATCCACCCGGCGGCGGCCTCCGGGTCGACCGCGCCCCGCCGGGCCAGGATCGCGCCGAGCGGGATCGGCAGCCCGGTGTCGCCCTCCCACCATTCGCCGAGGTCGACCAGGGCGGTCAGCCCGTGCCGCGGGTAGGTGAACCGGGCCTCGTGGATGACCAGCCCGGCGTCGTACCGGCCGGCGGCGACGCCCGGCATGATCTCCTGGAACGGTACGACCTCGATCCGTGCGGGTGGACGGTCCGCCGCCCACAACCGGAACAGCAGGTACGCCGTGGTCCGGTCACCCGGTACCGCGACCGTCGCCCCGCCCAGGTCGGTGGTGGTGCCGCCGCGGGTGAGCACGAGCGGGCCGCAGCCGCGGCCGAGCGCGCCCCCGCAGGGCAGCAGGTGGTAGTCGTCCAGCAGCCAGGGCAGCGCCGCGTAGCTCACCTTGACCAGGTCGAAGGCCCCGCGCTCGGCGGCGGTGTTGGTGACGTCGACGTCCGCGTAGGTCACCTGCACCGGTGGGGCACCCGGGACCTGCCCGTGCACGAGGGCGTGGAAGACGAAGGTGTCGTTGGGACAGGGCGAGATCGCCAGCGAGAGCGCCACACGCCCACCGTAGCTTTTCCTGCCCTGCCCTGCCCTGCCCTGCCCGGCCCGGCGCACAGCCCGCATCGGCCCGGCTCGGCCTGTGCGGCAGGCTTTCCGGATGCGTCCGGGGGCGGGTCGAGGATTGATAAGCCGGGCCCTCCCGAGCTGATAGCGCGAACGAAGCACCGCGCGGTGCTTTCCGGCCGCGAGGCGGTGATAGCGCAGACGATGCAGCTCGGGAGGGCCCGCCGGACACCCTGTCGTGGGTGTGTTCGCGGGCGCTGCCGCCCGCTGCCGTGGCGCGATCATGTCCACACCAGGCCCACCGGCGCAGGTTCTGCGGGCCAGTTGTCCACAGGTTCGTCCACAGGGTTGTCCACAGCTGTCTCCGAAGGCTTGAGGGCGTGGCGTCACGGCGCAAGCATCGACGGATGGACGAGACGATCGGCGAGCCCAGGCTGGATCTGGGTGTGCTGCTGCGGGCCGCGCGCCGACGGGCAGACCTCAGCCAGCGTGAACTGGCGGTGCGCTCCGGCGTGCCGCACTCCACCGTCGCGCGCATCGAGTCGGGCCGGGCGGAGCGGTCGCCCCCGCCCGGCGGCGCCCGGTTCCTTCGGGCCTGCGGCTTCGCCGTGGAGTGCAGTCACCCGCTCGCCATGCGACTCGACCGCCCCTGACGACGACGGTCGAACGAGGGCACCAGCATGCCGAGGGTGCGCCCGCCGCCGGCTCAGCCGAGGGCGGCGGCGGCCTTGGTGAGCGCGGCGAGGGCCTCGCGCAGGCGCCAGGCGTCCCGGTCCCGGGGGCCGACCGGGTTCGAGACCGTACGCAGCTCGACGAAGGGGACCGTGGCCTGGGCGGCGGCCACGGCCACCCCGTACCCCTCCATGGCCTCGGCCACCGCGTCGGGGTGCCGGCGGCGTAGCTCCGTGGTGCCCGCGACCGTGCCGGTGACCGTGCTGACCGTCAGCACCGGACCGACCGTGGCCGCCGGTAGTGCCGTGCCCAGGGCGGCCAGCAGATGCGGGTCGGCGGCGATCGACCGGCCCGCGCCGAGCAACTCCGCCGGCATGCCCAGTTCGTCGACGGGAATGAACCCGTCGGGCGACTCGGCACCCAGATCGGCGGCCACGGCGTGGGTGCCGAGCACGGTGCCGCCCACCTCCACCGGCCCGGCGAAGCCGCCGGCGACGCCCGCGCTGACCACCCCCCGGTACGGACGCCCGGCGGCCTCGGCCAACGCCAGCAGCCGGGCGGTGGCCGCCCCGGCGACGGCCGGCCCGACGCCCACCGGCACCACCGTCACCGTCGGGTCGGACACTCCCGCCCGGACGGCCTCCGCCTCGGCCGGTACCGCCGTCACCACCAGCAGACCGATCACGACAGCGGCCCCGGCGACTCCCGGCGCGACTGCTCGTCCCCGCTCCCGGAACCGGGGACGGCCGACGACGGGCGGTAGATGTGGTAGCCCGGCGGCGCGAGATCGGGCTCGTCGGCGGGCTGACCGCCCTGGAGGGGGGCGGGTGAGCTCGGTGCGGGGTCGGCGCGACCGACCGGTTCGTCCGTCGTCGCGTCGTCACGTGGGGCGGTGGCCCCGGTGCCCTGCTCTGTGGCGTCGGCCGCCAGTTCGTCGTCAGCCAGGGGCCGCCCGCGCAGCCGCTCGGCGTGCAACCGGCCGGCTGTCACGGCCCCCCGCAGGGCGGCCAGGGTGGCGACGCCGGCTGCCACGGCGATGCCGAGCCGGCCGTCGAAGGGCACCAGGCCCAGCGCGCCGCCGGCCACGAACGCGAGCATCAGCGCGGTCTCCGAATGGGCGAACGAGCTGGCGCGTAGCCGCTCCGGAATGCGTTCCTGGATCGAGGCGTCCACCGCGAGCTTGGCGATGCCACTGGCCATCGCGGCGACAACACACAGCAGGGCGACCATGGGCAGCGAGAACGACAACGCGGCGAGCACGGCCACCCCGGCGACGATCACCATCCCGCTGGACTGGAGGGCGGCGGGCCGGTGGATGCGCAGCCGGGTGCCGATCGCGGTGGCCAGGAAGGTGCCCACCGCGAGTGCCCCGCCGACCAGGCCGAGCGCCGCCTCGTCACCCAGCTCGCGACCGAACGCGACGGTGGTCAGGTCACCGGCCTTGATCGCGAAGGCCAGGAAGAGCAGCAGGAAGCCGTACACGGCGCGGAGCGAGGCCGCACCGAGCAGCGTGGCGATCACCAACCGGCCGGCAGGGCGGCCCCGACCCAACGGCCGTTCCCCGGTGGCGCGGCGCAGTGCCCGCAGCGGCCGGGGCACCCGCTCGGGTGGCTCCGAGTCGGCCTTCGGGGGCAGCCGCAGGGCGATCACCATGCCCACCAGGAAGATCACCGAGGCGACCCGTAGCGGCCACTGCGCCCCGAACCAGAACGCGGCCAGGCCGATCGGGGCGACCATGGCTCCGGCCACCGTTCCGTAGACGCTGGCCCGCGCACCCACCTGGGACAGGCCGAGCCCCTCGGGCAGCAACCTCGGCACGGCCGCGGAGCGGGCCACCCCGTACGCGCGGGACAGCGCCAGCACACCGAAGGCGGCCGGGTACAGCCCGAACCCGTGGATGTAGTCGGAGATCAACCAGGCCAGGAACGCCCGGCCGAGCATGGTGGTGGCCAGCGCGTAGCGGCGGCCGTGCCGGAAGTGGTCGAGCAGTGGGCCGACCACCGGCGCGAGCATCGCGAACGGAACCATGGTCACCAGCAGGTAGAGCGCGACCTTGCTCCGCGCCTCGCCCAGCGGCACGTTGAAGAAGATGGTGCCGGCCAGCCCGATGGCGATCAGCGTGTCGCCCGCGCAGGACAGGGCGTGCAGGTCGAACAGTCGGACCATGCCGACCTCGCCGCCGGCACCCCGGGCCCGGGCCCGGCCGGCGCTGCGGGTCACCCACCGGCCGCCGTTGACCGAGCCCCGGAACAGCAGCCGGGTGGCGCGGATGCCGGTGCCGACGGTCCGCCCCAGCAGGGACCGCTCGGAGCGGGAGAACAGCGGCATGGGACCCATCCTCGCCCATCGCGCCGACCCGTGCCGCACCACCGCCCGGAACAACTCCGGGGAGTGCCTGTCAGCCGGCCGTACCGATGGGGAACAATGGTCCGGTGACCAGGCCCGCCTCCGCCCGCGCCGCCCGACTCGACCAGGTCTGCGCCGCCGCCGTCGAGGTGGCGCGCGCCGGTATCACCGAGGTCGACCCCGCCGACGTCGGCGACCACCTCCAGGCCGTCGCCGAGGGGGACCGGCTCGTCACCCACTACTTCGAATGCCGACTGGCCGGCTACCGGGGCTGGCGGTGGGCCGTCACCGTGACCAGGGTGGCCCGCAGCCGCACGGTCACCATCTGCGAGACGGTGCTGCTGCCCGGCGCGGACGCGCTGCTCGCGCCCGGTTGGCTCCCCTGGCAGGAGCGGCTCAAGCCGGGCGACCTGGGCCCCGGCGACCTCCTGCCCACCCCCACCGACGACGAGCGGCTCCAGCCCGGCTACCTGCTGTCCGACGACCCGGCGGTCGAGGAGACGGCCTGGGAGTTGGGTTTCGGCCGGACCCGGGTGATGTCCCGCGAGGGGCGGATGGAGGCCGCCCAGCGCTGGTACGACGGTGACCACGGCCCGGCCGCGCCCATCTCGACGGCCGCGCCCGCCGCCGCCCGCTGCGGCACCTGCGGCTTCTACCTGCCGCTCGCCGGCGCGCTACGGCAGTCCTTCGGCGCCTGCGGCAACTTCTACGCCCCCGACGACGGCCGGGTGGTCAGCGCGGACCACGGGTGCGGCGCACACTCCGAGACGATGGTGGAGACCACGGAACCGGTGGTGGAACTGCCCACGGTCTACGACGACAGCGCGGTGGAGACGGTGGCCGTCACCTCGGAGGCCGACCCGGCCCCGCAGACCGCCGACCCGGCCGGGACAGCCGCCGACGCCTGAGCCGGGCACCCGACCCGACACCGGGGCGGGCGTCAGCGGGCGGCCCGGCGGCGACGCCGGTTGGCGTCATGACGCATCATCACGGCCAGCCCGGGGAAGCCCCACAGAAAACCGGCCAGGCAGGTCCACAGCCAGTTGCGGTGGTCGTTCGTAGCCAGCCAGTCGCGGAAGAACACCAGCAGCACCAGTCCGGCGACCGCCCAGGCGGCCATCCCCGCGAGGGCGAACGGCACCATCGGAGGGTCCAGCGGCTCGGGTCGCGACGGCGGTTGCTTCGGCACCCGGCAAGCGTAACGTGACCGAGCTTTTGCGCTGGCCGGTGATCTGCGACGATGCGCGCGACAACGCGAGATCACCTGCGAGGAACCGATGGCAGTAGCGCCGCCCGACAACGACACACCACCCGATCCCGCCGCACCGCGTAGCGGGTTCGACCGGTACTTCGAGATCACCGCCCGCGGTTCGACGCTGAACCGGGAAGTACGCGGTGGCCTGGCGACCTTCTTCACGATGGCGTACATCGTGGTGCTCAACCCGCTCATCCTCGGTGCGGCCGTCGACGGCGACGGGCAGCAACTGCCGATTCCCGCCCTCGCCGCGGCCACCGCCCTGGTCGCCGGGCTGATGACCATCCTGATGGGCGCGGTGGGCCGCTTCCCGCTGGCCGTCGCCGCCGGCCTCGGCGTCAACGCGCTCGTCGCGTACGAGATCGCCCCGGAGATGACCTGGGCGGACGCCATGGGCCTCGTGGTCATCGAGGGCCTGATCATCGCCGTGCTGGTGCTCACCGGCCTGCGTACGGCGGTGTTCCGGTCGGTGCCGACCCAGCTGAAGACCGCGATCGGCGTGGGCATCGGCCTGTTCCTGACCATCATCGGCCTGGTCGACGCCGGTTTCGTCCGGCGGGTGCCCGACGCGGCGAACACCACCGTCCCGGTGGGCCTGGGCATCGGCGGCAAGCTGGTGAGCTGGCCGATGCTCGTGTTCGTGGTGGGTCTGCTGGTGACCCTGGTGCTGGTGGTCCGCAAGGTCAGGGGTGCGATCCTGATCGGCATCCTCGCCTCGACGGTGCTGGCGATGATCGTCGAGGCGGCGGGCAACATCGGCCCGTCGTTCGTCAACGGTCAGCCCAACCCGAAGGGCTGGTCGCTGAACGTGCCGCAGATCCCCACCTCCTGGTTGGAGTGGCCGGACCTGTCGCTGCTCGGCGAGTTCAACGTGTTGGACTCGTGGGGCCGGGCCGGCTGGCTGGTCGTGCTGATGTTCGTCTTCACGCTGCTCATCACCGACTTCTTCGACACGATGGGCACGATGGTCGCCGTCGGGCAGGAGGGCGGCATGCTCGACGAACGGGGCACCCCGCCGCGCACGAAGGAGATCCTGCTCGTCGACTCGATCGCCGCGGCCAGCGGCGGTGCGGCGAGCGTGTCCAGCAACACCTCGTACATCGAGAGCGCCGCCGGTGTCGCGGAGGGCGCCCGCACCGGCGTGGCCAACCTGGTCACCGGCGCGCTGTTCCTGCTGGCGATGTTCCTGGCCCCGCTGGTGGAGGTCGTGCCGTTCGAGGCCGCCTCCGTCGCACTGGTGGTGGTGGGTTTCCTGATGATGACGGCGGTGCGGACCATCGACTGGTCCGACTACGAGATCGCCATCCCGGCGTTCCTCACCATCGTGCTCATGCCGTTCACGTACTCGATCTCCAACGGCATCGGCGCGGGCCTGATCGCGTACGTGGTGGTGAAGCTCGCCAAGGGCAAGGCCCGCGATATCCACCCGCTGCTGTACGGGGTGGCGGCGTTGTTCGTGCTGTACTTCCTGCGGGGGCCGATCGAGTCCGTGCTGCTCTGACACCCGGGCTCCGGGCCGGGGCGTCCCACGGGACACCGGCCCGGAGCCGCACTCAGGTCGCCGTGAGCATGGTCATATCGCCTGCGGCCCGACCGGCTCATTAGTTAGGCTAACTATCGTGACGGAGCGGACGGTGACGGCGAAGAGCGTGCCACCGGCGCAGCTGGCCCCCCAGTTGCGTGATGCGATCACCCGGCTCAACCGGCGGGTCCGCCAGGCCCGGCCGGTCGGCGACCTGACGGTCACCCAGCTCTCCGCGCTCACCAGCCTCCGGCTGGCGGGCGCGCTGACGCCCCGGGAACTTGCCGACGTCGAACGGGTGCAACCGCCCACGATGACCAGGATCGTCGCGAAGCTGGAGGAGCGCGGCCTCGTGCAGCGCACCCCCCACCCGACCGACGGCCGGCAGGTCATCCTCGCGGCGACCGAGGGGGGACGGGCCGTGCTCGACCAGTTCGAGCGGGCCCGGGACGAGTGGCTGGCACACCTGCTGGCCGAGCTGAGCGACGCAGACCGCGACATCCTGCGGCAGGCCGCCGAGGTCCTGCAGCGGCTGTCCCGCGCCTGACGCCGGGACACCCCGACGGGGTCTCCCGCCCGGAGGTCGCACACCACGTGTGCCCCCGCGCCGCGCCGTCCGTCGTTGACGACGCGTACGTGAAAGCGCGAGGAGGCGCACCAAGAGTGCAGGCGAAGCTGAGCACGATGTTCCAGTCCCTACAGGTCCGCAACTACCGACTGTTCACCACCGGTCAGCTGATCAAACTGATCGGCGTCTGGATGATGTTCATCGCCCAGGACTGGCTCGTCCTCGAACTCTCCGACGACTCGGCCACCGCACTCGGCATCGTCGTCGCACTCCAGTTCACCCCGGTGCTGCTGCTCACGCTGATCTCGGGCCGGCTCGCCGACCGGTACGACAAGCGGATGCTGCTCCTCGCCGCCAACGCGTTCTGGACGGTGCTGGCCCTGGCCATGGCCGCGCTGGTGCTCACCGGCCTGGTGCAGCTGTGGCACGTGTTCGTCTTCGCCGCCCTGCTGGGCGTGGCCAACGCGGTGGAGACCCCGGTCCGGCAGGCGTTCGTCTCCGAACTGGTCGGCACCCGGCTGCTGCCGAACGCGCTCTCGCTCAACGCGGCCACCTTCAATTCCGCCCGCATCGTCGGGCCCGCCGTCGCCGGGCTGGCCATCGCCGCCTTCGACGTGGGTCCGGTGTTCCTGGTGACCGCCCTCAGCTCGATCGCGCCCCTGGTCAACGTGGTGCGGATGCGCCCCGCCGAGCTGTACCGGGAGGCGCTGCTGCCGCGCGAGGAGCGGGCCCGCG
Protein-coding regions in this window:
- a CDS encoding 1,4-dihydroxy-6-naphthoate synthase: MALSLAISPCPNDTFVFHALVHGQVPGAPPVQVTYADVDVTNTAAERGAFDLVKVSYAALPWLLDDYHLLPCGGALGRGCGPLVLTRGGTTTDLGGATVAVPGDRTTAYLLFRLWAADRPPARIEVVPFQEIMPGVAAGRYDAGLVIHEARFTYPRHGLTALVDLGEWWEGDTGLPIPLGAILARRGAVDPEAAAGWIRESVRRAWADPAASRGYVLEHAQEMEPDVVDRHIGLYVNEFTADLGESGFAAVSALLGRAADAGLVPQTSSSRATAWTS
- a CDS encoding cold-shock protein; its protein translation is MPTGRVKWYDAAKGYGFVTSDEGGDVFLPKGALPAGVTDLKGGQRVDFSVVDSRRGAQAMGVKLLDAPPSVAELRRRPAEELHGLVEDMIKVLEAKVQPDLRRGRFPDRRAAQKIAQLVHAVARELEV
- a CDS encoding helix-turn-helix domain-containing protein, with the protein product MDETIGEPRLDLGVLLRAARRRADLSQRELAVRSGVPHSTVARIESGRAERSPPPGGARFLRACGFAVECSHPLAMRLDRP
- a CDS encoding futalosine hydrolase, which encodes MIGLLVVTAVPAEAEAVRAGVSDPTVTVVPVGVGPAVAGAATARLLALAEAAGRPYRGVVSAGVAGGFAGPVEVGGTVLGTHAVAADLGAESPDGFIPVDELGMPAELLGAGRSIAADPHLLAALGTALPAATVGPVLTVSTVTGTVAGTTELRRRHPDAVAEAMEGYGVAVAAAQATVPFVELRTVSNPVGPRDRDAWRLREALAALTKAAAALG
- a CDS encoding MFS transporter gives rise to the protein MPLFSRSERSLLGRTVGTGIRATRLLFRGSVNGGRWVTRSAGRARARGAGGEVGMVRLFDLHALSCAGDTLIAIGLAGTIFFNVPLGEARSKVALYLLVTMVPFAMLAPVVGPLLDHFRHGRRYALATTMLGRAFLAWLISDYIHGFGLYPAAFGVLALSRAYGVARSAAVPRLLPEGLGLSQVGARASVYGTVAGAMVAPIGLAAFWFGAQWPLRVASVIFLVGMVIALRLPPKADSEPPERVPRPLRALRRATGERPLGRGRPAGRLVIATLLGAASLRAVYGFLLLFLAFAIKAGDLTTVAFGRELGDEAALGLVGGALAVGTFLATAIGTRLRIHRPAALQSSGMVIVAGVAVLAALSFSLPMVALLCVVAAMASGIAKLAVDASIQERIPERLRASSFAHSETALMLAFVAGGALGLVPFDGRLGIAVAAGVATLAALRGAVTAGRLHAERLRGRPLADDELAADATEQGTGATAPRDDATTDEPVGRADPAPSSPAPLQGGQPADEPDLAPPGYHIYRPSSAVPGSGSGDEQSRRESPGPLS
- a CDS encoding NCS2 family permease, with protein sequence MAVAPPDNDTPPDPAAPRSGFDRYFEITARGSTLNREVRGGLATFFTMAYIVVLNPLILGAAVDGDGQQLPIPALAAATALVAGLMTILMGAVGRFPLAVAAGLGVNALVAYEIAPEMTWADAMGLVVIEGLIIAVLVLTGLRTAVFRSVPTQLKTAIGVGIGLFLTIIGLVDAGFVRRVPDAANTTVPVGLGIGGKLVSWPMLVFVVGLLVTLVLVVRKVRGAILIGILASTVLAMIVEAAGNIGPSFVNGQPNPKGWSLNVPQIPTSWLEWPDLSLLGEFNVLDSWGRAGWLVVLMFVFTLLITDFFDTMGTMVAVGQEGGMLDERGTPPRTKEILLVDSIAAASGGAASVSSNTSYIESAAGVAEGARTGVANLVTGALFLLAMFLAPLVEVVPFEAASVALVVVGFLMMTAVRTIDWSDYEIAIPAFLTIVLMPFTYSISNGIGAGLIAYVVVKLAKGKARDIHPLLYGVAALFVLYFLRGPIESVLL
- a CDS encoding HAD family hydrolase codes for the protein MLPLTVGFDLDMTLVDSRPGIAATYRALTALTGVPVDADLAVSRLGPPLRTEIAYWFPPEQVEEAVRLYRELYPAYAITPTVPLPGAREAVDAVHALGGRVLVVTSKLGRLARLHLDHLGLAVDELAGDLFAEEKATALRAQDATHYVGDHVADMVAARAAGVPGIGVATGPCDTDELQAAGADLVLADLTGFPEALRNMIRLALRE
- a CDS encoding DUF2530 domain-containing protein translates to MPKQPPSRPEPLDPPMVPFALAGMAAWAVAGLVLLVFFRDWLATNDHRNWLWTCLAGFLWGFPGLAVMMRHDANRRRRRAAR
- a CDS encoding MarR family winged helix-turn-helix transcriptional regulator, which translates into the protein MTERTVTAKSVPPAQLAPQLRDAITRLNRRVRQARPVGDLTVTQLSALTSLRLAGALTPRELADVERVQPPTMTRIVAKLEERGLVQRTPHPTDGRQVILAATEGGRAVLDQFERARDEWLAHLLAELSDADRDILRQAAEVLQRLSRA
- a CDS encoding DUF3027 domain-containing protein; amino-acid sequence: MGNNGPVTRPASARAARLDQVCAAAVEVARAGITEVDPADVGDHLQAVAEGDRLVTHYFECRLAGYRGWRWAVTVTRVARSRTVTICETVLLPGADALLAPGWLPWQERLKPGDLGPGDLLPTPTDDERLQPGYLLSDDPAVEETAWELGFGRTRVMSREGRMEAAQRWYDGDHGPAAPISTAAPAAARCGTCGFYLPLAGALRQSFGACGNFYAPDDGRVVSADHGCGAHSETMVETTEPVVELPTVYDDSAVETVAVTSEADPAPQTADPAGTAADA
- a CDS encoding helicase-associated domain-containing protein, which encodes MTTSLADHLRSLPDESLATLLQLRPDLVVPVPADVSALAIRAQSRVSVARAMDGLDQFTLQILDAARLTRDPAGGTATVDGVLAMATAGPNPPAPTAVRAAVDRLRALFLLYGPDTALHLIGGVDEISPYPAGLGRPATELDPRTAALCADPAKLRRTLLSAPPSARAVLDRLAAGPPVGTVPPGALQAPAVGAEDPLPPDETNGGAATGSPVRWLVDHRLLVRTSGGKAGTAGTVELPREIGLLLRRDSGPLGPLRTSPPPVAAASREPKAADSAGAGQTMEAVRHTEALLEQLAAEPAPVLRSGGLGVRDLRRLARATGLDESTAALLLEVAYAAGLTGEVELPGGAGSRYGVDQQVLPTGGYEVWHAGSFAQRWEQLARGWLGMTRQVGLVGQRDDRDRPITVLSAEAERAGAPAARRAVLGVLADLAPGTAPTVDEVLSVLDWRAPRRSRGREAAHREVLAEAATLGVTGLGALTTYGRLLLAEVTDSDERGAGDPLGRHVDAGGEGASTAVRALDALLPAPVDHVLVQADLTVVVPGPPDPELATELEVVAEHESAGGAGVYRVTPASVRRALDAGYSADDLHALFRRRSRTPVPQGLTYLVDDVARKHGGLRLGSAGAYVRSDDEALLAEVLADRRLEALALRRLAPTVLVTPYQVGRMLTVLRDAGYAPVPEDAGGSAVLTRPKVRRAPSRVSVASRAVDPLATPKLPMPRLLGVVEQIRRGDAAARAARRAPAVVRGNPSAGLAPAHSHSDALAVLQQAVRDKALVWVGYVDAHGATASRLVRPVSIGAGYLRAEDERTEMLHTFALHRITAAVLES